In the genome of Perca fluviatilis chromosome 4, GENO_Pfluv_1.0, whole genome shotgun sequence, one region contains:
- the LOC120557444 gene encoding protein hairy-like → MKPAEIRFSLQRPLQHRDPDMAPTITAAMTDSQEHLTLTHKLRKPLVEKLRRERINSSIEQLKSLLSPEFLKQQPDSKLEKADILERTVCVLRRLQQQNQQQRRLLNHINKLQSSSDNNLREADFSLLSSTVQTSITKEKSPVNSAVWRPW, encoded by the exons ATGAAGCCAGCAGAGATCAGATTCTCTCTACAGAGACCTCTACAGCACAGAGATCCAGACATGGCACCTACAATCACTGCAGCAATGACCGATTCTCAGGAGCATCTGACTCTGACTCACAAG CTCAGAAAGCCTCTGGTGGAGAAGTTACGCAGAGAGCGAATCAACAGCAGCATTGAGCAGCTCAAGTCTCTCCTGAGTCCAGAGTTCCTCAAACAGCAGCCAGACTCCAAGCTGGAGAAAGCAGACATCCTGGAGAGGACAGTTTGTGTCCTGAGACGGCTGCAGCAGCAGAATCAACAGCAGAGAAGACTGCTGAACCACATCAACAAGCTGCAGTCTTCCTCTGATAACAACCTGAGAGAGGCTGACTTCTCTCTTCTGAGCTCCACAGTCCAGACCAGCATCACCAAAGAGAAGAGTCCAGTCAACAGCGCCGTCTGGAGGCCGTGGTAG